A region from the Microbacterium lacus genome encodes:
- a CDS encoding FKBP-type peptidyl-prolyl cis-trans isomerase, producing the protein MRKISASVAVLGLLSVGLVGCSLPGSTDCDRPDASALTGVTVSGTTGQAPDVEVYTPFRVSEPAFEDVEMGTGTPITDDSQLISMDISIFSGATGENLVKTNYDGDLSRVSPVARWYEVIPGFEDVLTCATEGSRIVVALPPGSVEESTAASLELGDDDSAIAVIDLGKVYLPHAEGTPQFNVGNGLPTVVRAPDGRPGVIIPDAAPPSDLVVQTLIKGAGEKVTGDAPVRVHYTGLTWADRNVFETTWDADPKSIDLDTMIPGFSEAIVGQTVGSQVMIVIPPDQAYGDQAQGPIPADSTLVFVVDILGIDQPAQG; encoded by the coding sequence GTGCGCAAGATCTCTGCTTCTGTCGCCGTCCTCGGACTCCTCTCCGTCGGACTCGTCGGCTGCTCGCTGCCCGGCTCGACGGACTGCGATCGGCCCGATGCGTCTGCCCTGACCGGCGTCACCGTGTCCGGGACGACCGGTCAGGCGCCGGACGTGGAGGTCTACACGCCCTTCCGGGTGAGCGAGCCCGCATTCGAGGACGTCGAGATGGGGACGGGCACCCCGATCACGGACGACAGCCAGCTGATCTCGATGGACATCAGCATCTTCAGCGGCGCGACCGGCGAGAACCTCGTCAAGACGAACTACGACGGCGATCTCTCGCGCGTATCGCCCGTCGCGCGCTGGTACGAGGTCATCCCGGGCTTCGAGGACGTCCTGACGTGCGCGACGGAAGGATCGCGCATCGTTGTCGCCCTGCCGCCCGGGAGCGTCGAGGAGTCCACCGCGGCGAGTCTCGAACTCGGCGACGACGACTCCGCGATCGCCGTGATCGACCTGGGCAAGGTCTACCTCCCGCACGCCGAGGGCACCCCGCAGTTCAACGTCGGCAACGGCCTGCCCACGGTCGTGCGCGCACCTGACGGCCGGCCCGGCGTGATCATCCCGGATGCCGCACCGCCGAGCGACCTCGTCGTCCAGACCCTGATCAAGGGCGCCGGCGAGAAGGTCACCGGAGACGCCCCCGTCCGCGTGCACTACACGGGCCTGACGTGGGCGGACCGCAACGTGTTCGAGACGACGTGGGACGCGGACCCGAAGTCGATCGACCTCGACACGATGATCCCGGGCTTCTCCGAGGCGATCGTCGGCCAGACGGTCGGTTCGCAGGTCATGATCGTGATCCCTCCCGATCAGGCCTACGGCGACCAGGCGCAAGGACCGATCCCCGCGGACTCCACGCTCGTGTTCGTCGTGGACATCCTCGGAATCGATCAGCCCGCGCAGGGCTGA
- a CDS encoding helix-turn-helix transcriptional regulator → MKLVPANASAKNPPEERLVNLVVALVATEQGLTKDTILRSVSGYREQSDAGASKDALEKMFERDKENLRRLGVPIETIGDWADPDDLREARYRIPTAEYELPEDIAFTPAELALLNLAGGVWSEGSMSADARSGLRKIRALGISVDEPIIGYSPRISLREPAFAPLQQAIESGRIVTFSYLKPGEDAPRTRRVQPLALVEYEGRWHVFGNDLGVGAERTFLLTRIVDGVTITRETFDPALRDGAGDRALAGLAEVAARNIALLEVNPGTEAALRLSRRAETAEQGIRVPYVDAHVFADELASYGPEVRVVGPDDLRDQVIARLRATRDLHEGAA, encoded by the coding sequence ATGAAGCTCGTGCCTGCGAACGCTTCTGCGAAGAACCCGCCCGAGGAGCGGCTGGTGAACCTCGTGGTCGCACTCGTGGCCACCGAGCAGGGGCTCACGAAAGACACGATCCTTCGATCGGTCTCCGGCTATCGGGAGCAGTCCGACGCGGGTGCGTCCAAGGACGCGCTCGAGAAGATGTTCGAGCGCGACAAGGAGAACCTGCGTCGCCTCGGCGTGCCGATCGAGACGATCGGAGATTGGGCCGATCCCGACGATCTGCGCGAGGCGCGCTACCGCATCCCCACGGCCGAGTACGAACTGCCCGAGGACATCGCCTTCACCCCCGCAGAGCTCGCGCTGCTCAATCTCGCCGGGGGAGTGTGGAGCGAGGGCTCGATGTCGGCGGACGCGCGCAGCGGGCTGCGCAAGATCCGCGCGCTCGGCATCTCGGTCGACGAACCGATCATCGGATACTCGCCGCGCATCAGCCTTCGCGAGCCGGCCTTCGCGCCCCTGCAGCAGGCGATCGAGTCCGGTCGGATCGTGACGTTCTCCTACCTGAAGCCCGGGGAGGATGCGCCGCGCACGCGCCGCGTGCAGCCGCTCGCGCTGGTGGAGTACGAGGGCCGCTGGCACGTCTTCGGCAACGATCTGGGTGTCGGTGCGGAGCGGACGTTCCTGCTCACGCGCATCGTGGACGGCGTCACGATCACCCGCGAGACCTTCGATCCCGCCCTGCGTGACGGGGCCGGCGATCGCGCCCTCGCGGGTCTGGCCGAGGTCGCAGCCCGCAACATCGCCCTGCTGGAGGTGAATCCCGGAACCGAGGCGGCGCTGCGCCTGAGCCGACGGGCCGAGACCGCCGAGCAGGGCATCCGCGTACCGTACGTCGACGCGCATGTGTTCGCGGACGAGCTCGCCTCCTACGGTCCCGAGGTGCGTGTGGTCGGGCCCGACGACCTGCGTGACCAGGTGATCGCGCGGCTGCGCGCGACGCGCGACCTGCACGAGGGGGCAGCGTGA
- a CDS encoding WYL domain-containing protein, whose translation MSARKPLVATDRAALMLQLVPYLIGKGEVSIAEAADEFDVTADQMRAMVESLTVIGLPGEAGYWQMANDLFDIDWDLLDQRDIIVITNSVALERAPRLTAREAAALLTGLQLARAIPGVGDTELYAGLMAKLARGASSAPADVILAPGPVDAVRDAVAAALTQGVAVSFTYKAPDAAPTPRTVDPVKVLIATGEWYLQGWCHLRQAMRTFHLDRVSELSLTDIPITHGQDAVPDWFETGTGDILARIRFPSSLAPLLGEYLDRAQVEVHGDTSIATMRIADENSLRRLAARRAGALEILEPEAARSAAAEWADAGLVQYR comes from the coding sequence GTGAGCGCGCGGAAGCCGTTGGTGGCCACCGACCGCGCCGCCCTCATGCTGCAGCTCGTGCCGTACCTGATCGGCAAGGGCGAGGTGTCGATCGCCGAGGCCGCAGACGAATTCGACGTCACCGCGGACCAGATGCGCGCGATGGTGGAGAGCCTGACCGTCATCGGACTGCCGGGGGAGGCGGGCTACTGGCAGATGGCGAACGATCTGTTCGACATCGACTGGGACCTGCTGGATCAGCGGGACATCATCGTGATCACGAATTCCGTCGCTCTGGAGCGGGCACCCCGCCTCACCGCGCGGGAAGCGGCAGCGCTTCTGACCGGACTCCAGCTGGCCAGGGCGATCCCCGGCGTCGGCGACACTGAGCTGTACGCGGGGCTCATGGCCAAACTCGCCCGCGGCGCCTCCAGCGCACCCGCCGACGTCATCCTCGCCCCCGGGCCGGTGGACGCCGTCCGTGACGCGGTCGCGGCTGCCCTCACGCAGGGCGTCGCGGTGTCGTTCACCTACAAGGCTCCGGACGCGGCTCCGACCCCGCGCACGGTCGACCCGGTCAAGGTGCTGATCGCGACCGGAGAGTGGTACCTGCAGGGCTGGTGCCACCTGCGTCAGGCGATGCGCACGTTCCACCTCGATCGGGTGAGCGAGCTCAGCCTGACGGACATCCCCATCACCCACGGGCAGGATGCCGTGCCGGACTGGTTCGAGACGGGAACGGGTGACATTCTCGCCCGTATCCGCTTCCCCTCCTCCCTCGCCCCACTGCTCGGGGAGTACCTCGACCGCGCGCAGGTGGAGGTGCACGGCGACACGTCGATCGCGACGATGCGCATCGCCGACGAGAACAGCCTGCGCCGCCTCGCGGCTCGCCGGGCGGGTGCGCTGGAGATCCTCGAACCGGAGGCGGCACGCAGCGCGGCGGCCGAGTGGGCCGACGCGGGTCTTGTGCAGTACCGTTGA
- the tatA gene encoding twin-arginine translocase TatA/TatE family subunit, with protein sequence MFQGLTGWHFLIILAVILLLFGAAKLPALAKSMGQSARVFKGEMKAMKEEDSTEGKTDSVVAPASEASVTQTSADASRAPDTKS encoded by the coding sequence ATGTTCCAAGGTCTCACAGGATGGCATTTCCTGATCATCCTCGCGGTCATCCTCCTGCTGTTCGGCGCCGCGAAGCTCCCTGCGCTCGCCAAGAGCATGGGCCAGTCGGCTCGCGTCTTCAAGGGCGAGATGAAGGCCATGAAGGAAGAGGACTCGACCGAGGGCAAGACGGACTCGGTGGTGGCACCCGCGAGCGAGGCATCGGTCACTCAGACCAGCGCCGACGCGAGCAGGGCCCCCGACACCAAGTCCTGA
- the tatC gene encoding twin-arginine translocase subunit TatC: MSLGQHLVELRKRLMFAALALVVGMVVAFFITDWVIYLITEPLRQIAATEGETAKVELMFSTVTGAFDLRLRMSFAIGILISAPIWLWQIWAFIMPGLTRKEIKYTVGFIGAAVPLFFAGCWVGLLVMPHIVELMAGFVPDGGASFFEAGYYYDFVFKLLIVVGISFVLPVFLVALNLAGVMSGKAILKGWRVAVLIAVVFSALATPAADVVSMLMLAGMLVVLFFAAAALSMLFDRRRAKQSAAILASEGIQ; the protein is encoded by the coding sequence ATGTCGCTCGGCCAGCACCTGGTCGAGCTCCGCAAGAGGCTCATGTTCGCCGCGCTCGCGCTCGTCGTGGGCATGGTCGTCGCGTTCTTCATCACCGACTGGGTCATCTACCTGATCACCGAACCGCTCCGCCAGATCGCGGCGACGGAAGGCGAGACGGCCAAGGTCGAGCTGATGTTCAGCACGGTCACGGGCGCCTTCGACCTGCGCTTGCGCATGTCCTTCGCGATCGGCATCCTGATCTCCGCGCCCATCTGGCTGTGGCAGATCTGGGCGTTCATCATGCCGGGACTCACGCGCAAGGAGATCAAGTACACCGTCGGCTTCATCGGAGCCGCCGTGCCTCTGTTCTTCGCCGGATGCTGGGTCGGCCTGCTGGTCATGCCCCATATCGTCGAGCTGATGGCCGGCTTCGTCCCCGACGGGGGAGCATCCTTCTTCGAGGCCGGCTACTACTACGACTTCGTCTTCAAACTGCTGATCGTCGTCGGCATCTCGTTCGTCCTGCCGGTGTTCCTGGTCGCGTTGAACCTCGCCGGAGTCATGAGCGGCAAGGCGATCCTGAAAGGCTGGCGGGTCGCGGTCCTGATCGCCGTCGTCTTCTCCGCTCTGGCGACGCCGGCCGCCGACGTCGTCAGCATGCTCATGCTCGCCGGCATGCTCGTGGTTCTGTTCTTCGCCGCGGCCGCCCTGTCGATGCTGTTCGACCGTCGCCGTGCCAAGCAGAGCGCGGCGATCCTCGCCTCCGAGGGCATCCAGTGA
- a CDS encoding DEAD/DEAH box helicase, whose translation MPSPAERYARAEQSRSHPLTAAFAAAQRFELDDFQIAGCHALEDGRSVLVAAPTGAGKTIVGEFAIHLAMNAPRDADRDATPRHPDKAFYTTPIKALSNQKFRELQEVYGADQVGLLTGDTNINGSARIVVMTTEVLRNMLYADSAALRGLRYVVMDEVHYLADRFRGAVWEEIIIHLPPAVRLVSLSATVSNAEEFGDWLDTVRGDTEVIVSEVRPVPLEQHVLVRGDLLPLFDDRAGVATAQVNQELMRIRSFKGATFENNRRVQALRSDAGRGGGRQQGSGRRPHKGGQRPVRSANVQRIERLDRPEVVTLLQRANLLPAIFFIFSRVGCDAAVQQVRRSGVRLTTPQERAEIRALVTERTQALRDEDLAVLGYYEWLDNLERGVASHHAGLLPAFKEVVEDLFKRKLVKVVFATETLALGINMPARTVVLEKLEKFNGEARVAITSGEYTQLTGRAGRRGIDVEGHAVIQWTEGVDPQQVAALASRRTYPLNSSFRPTYNMAVNLIDQFGRSRAREILESSFAQFQADRAVVGLARQVKEQEVSLAGYAKAMTCDRGDFAEYSGIRRELSDLERQNRKDAGASRSTRDARQKQIARLRTRMLRHACHGCPDREDHARWAERYWKLKRTVDKTRREIDSRTGTVARIFDRVVDVLRDLDYVSVSPDGRAELTTAGRTMKRIYGDRDLLVSESLRTGIWNDLDAPSLATLACCLVYEPRRDEAGVGERGLPRGAFRGALSATEALWQRLDDLEQEHRLPGTEAVSTGLAQAMYSWARGLPLDRVLIEADMAAGDFVRWSKQTIDLLDQLSIVADASLSATARTALDAVRRGIVAYSSV comes from the coding sequence GTGCCGAGTCCGGCCGAGCGTTACGCACGGGCGGAGCAGAGCCGCAGTCATCCGCTTACGGCCGCGTTCGCCGCCGCGCAGCGCTTCGAACTCGACGACTTCCAGATCGCCGGCTGTCACGCGCTCGAAGACGGGCGCAGCGTCCTGGTGGCCGCGCCGACCGGAGCGGGCAAGACGATCGTGGGGGAGTTCGCGATCCACCTCGCGATGAACGCGCCACGTGACGCCGATCGGGATGCCACGCCCCGGCATCCGGACAAGGCGTTCTACACGACCCCCATCAAGGCGCTCTCGAACCAGAAGTTCCGCGAGCTGCAGGAGGTGTACGGCGCAGACCAGGTCGGCCTCCTCACCGGCGACACGAACATCAACGGCTCCGCACGCATCGTCGTGATGACCACCGAGGTCCTGCGCAACATGCTGTACGCCGACTCGGCGGCGCTGCGGGGGCTCCGGTACGTCGTGATGGACGAGGTCCACTACCTCGCCGACCGCTTCCGCGGTGCGGTGTGGGAGGAGATCATCATCCACCTGCCGCCGGCGGTCCGGCTCGTCTCGCTCAGCGCCACGGTGTCCAACGCCGAGGAGTTCGGCGACTGGCTCGACACCGTTCGCGGCGACACCGAGGTGATCGTCTCTGAGGTGCGCCCCGTGCCGCTCGAACAGCACGTGCTGGTTCGCGGCGATCTGCTGCCGCTGTTCGACGACCGTGCCGGGGTGGCCACCGCACAGGTCAACCAAGAGCTCATGCGCATCCGCTCGTTCAAGGGCGCGACGTTCGAGAACAACAGGCGGGTGCAGGCTCTGCGCAGCGATGCCGGGCGCGGAGGAGGTCGACAGCAGGGATCGGGTCGACGGCCCCACAAAGGCGGTCAGCGACCGGTGCGCTCGGCGAACGTCCAGCGCATCGAGCGGCTCGACCGACCCGAGGTCGTCACCCTGCTGCAGCGGGCCAATCTGCTGCCGGCGATCTTCTTCATCTTCAGTCGCGTCGGCTGCGATGCCGCCGTGCAGCAGGTCCGCCGCTCCGGCGTGCGCCTCACGACTCCGCAAGAGCGCGCCGAGATCCGCGCGCTGGTCACGGAGCGGACGCAGGCGCTCCGCGACGAGGACCTCGCGGTCCTCGGGTACTACGAGTGGCTCGACAACCTCGAGCGCGGTGTGGCGTCGCACCACGCCGGCCTTCTGCCGGCTTTCAAGGAGGTCGTCGAAGACCTCTTCAAGCGCAAGCTGGTGAAGGTGGTCTTCGCGACCGAGACCCTCGCGCTCGGCATCAACATGCCCGCGCGCACGGTCGTGCTCGAGAAGCTCGAGAAGTTCAACGGCGAGGCGCGCGTGGCGATCACCTCGGGGGAGTACACCCAGCTGACCGGGCGGGCAGGCCGCCGCGGCATCGACGTCGAGGGTCATGCGGTCATCCAGTGGACGGAGGGCGTGGACCCGCAGCAGGTCGCGGCGCTCGCCTCGCGGCGCACGTATCCGCTCAATTCGAGCTTCCGCCCGACCTACAACATGGCGGTGAACCTCATCGACCAGTTCGGCAGGTCGCGCGCCCGCGAGATCCTCGAGTCCTCGTTCGCGCAATTCCAGGCCGACCGTGCTGTCGTGGGGCTCGCCCGCCAGGTGAAAGAGCAGGAAGTCTCGCTCGCCGGTTATGCGAAGGCCATGACCTGCGATCGCGGGGACTTCGCCGAGTACTCGGGCATCCGTCGGGAGCTGAGCGACCTGGAGCGCCAGAACCGCAAAGACGCCGGTGCTTCGCGGTCGACGCGCGACGCGCGCCAGAAGCAGATCGCGCGTCTGCGCACGCGGATGCTCCGCCACGCGTGCCACGGGTGCCCCGACCGCGAAGATCACGCGCGATGGGCCGAGCGCTACTGGAAGCTCAAGCGGACGGTCGACAAGACCCGTCGGGAGATCGACAGCCGCACCGGCACCGTGGCCCGCATCTTCGACCGGGTCGTGGACGTGCTCCGCGATCTCGACTACGTCTCCGTCTCCCCGGACGGTCGCGCCGAACTGACGACCGCCGGCCGCACCATGAAGCGGATCTACGGCGACCGGGACCTGCTTGTGAGCGAGTCGTTGCGCACCGGGATCTGGAACGATCTGGATGCGCCGTCGCTCGCCACACTCGCGTGCTGTCTCGTTTACGAACCGCGGCGCGACGAGGCCGGAGTGGGTGAGCGCGGACTGCCCCGCGGTGCGTTCCGGGGCGCCCTGTCGGCGACGGAGGCCCTCTGGCAGCGGCTCGACGACCTGGAGCAGGAGCATCGCCTGCCGGGGACCGAGGCCGTCTCCACGGGCCTCGCTCAGGCGATGTACTCGTGGGCGCGCGGCCTTCCTCTGGACCGTGTGCTGATCGAGGCCGACATGGCCGCGGGTGACTTCGTCCGGTGGTCCAAGCAGACGATCGACCTGCTCGACCAGCTCTCGATCGTCGCCGACGCGTCGCTGAGCGCCACCGCGCGGACGGCGCTGGACGCCGTCCGTCGCGGCATCGTCGCGTACAGCTCGGTCTGA
- the lnt gene encoding apolipoprotein N-acyltransferase, producing MSLAAPVRPVLPLWAAGPVAATGGLVLTLAFPALSWWPMAFVGVTLALIALIGRRFWSSALVGFAFGAAFFFVNLLFTARYLGPVPWIALSMLESVLTAAGATLIALAYRWLPRVVAGPWARLVALPALVAGLWTLQEQVVGSWPYGGFPWGRIGVSQVAGPFADLASWVGMSGLTFLVVLFCAAAIEYVRWGRLRRPPTAAPAVVTLLILVLVPQFPTTDAGTLRVGAVQGNGPAGYFDQRAAGDVTRAQLEATAPLFGEDMDVLLWPEGGVDSDPTQVESTAELLDALSDRVAAPLIVAAVTQRGDEYFNSSLLWEAGSGAVQTYDKRHPVPFGEYVPDRAFFEPFAPDLIGLIQREYTPGTAAPIFDLDGIGVGLAICFDVIYDDVVWDGARDGAEIYMFQTNNADFRGTDENLQQLAFARMRAIETGRSVVNLSTVGTSQVIAADGSTIDGLPADVAGHLITDVPLHTGLTPAVVAGEAVKAIIGWGSLTALGVLGLILSARSRSAREKKAPAHDGAGALER from the coding sequence GTGTCCCTCGCCGCGCCCGTGCGCCCCGTCCTGCCGCTGTGGGCCGCCGGTCCGGTTGCGGCGACCGGCGGGCTCGTGCTCACCCTGGCCTTCCCGGCGCTCAGCTGGTGGCCGATGGCGTTCGTCGGCGTCACGCTGGCACTGATCGCCCTCATCGGCCGGCGATTCTGGTCGTCGGCTCTGGTCGGCTTCGCGTTCGGCGCCGCGTTCTTCTTCGTGAACCTCCTGTTCACGGCGCGCTATCTGGGACCGGTCCCGTGGATCGCGCTGTCGATGCTCGAGTCGGTGCTCACGGCGGCGGGCGCGACGCTCATCGCGCTCGCGTATCGCTGGCTCCCGCGGGTCGTCGCAGGCCCGTGGGCCCGCCTCGTCGCGCTCCCGGCACTCGTCGCAGGATTGTGGACGCTGCAGGAGCAGGTCGTGGGCTCCTGGCCGTACGGCGGCTTCCCCTGGGGCCGGATCGGCGTCAGCCAGGTCGCGGGCCCGTTCGCCGACCTCGCGTCCTGGGTGGGGATGTCGGGACTGACGTTCCTCGTCGTCCTGTTCTGCGCAGCGGCGATCGAATACGTCCGCTGGGGGCGCCTGCGTCGCCCCCCGACCGCGGCGCCGGCAGTCGTGACGCTTCTCATCCTCGTGCTCGTCCCGCAGTTCCCGACGACGGATGCCGGGACCTTGCGGGTCGGTGCGGTGCAGGGCAACGGTCCCGCCGGATACTTCGACCAGCGCGCGGCCGGTGACGTCACGCGTGCGCAGCTCGAGGCCACGGCTCCGCTGTTCGGCGAGGACATGGACGTGCTGCTGTGGCCGGAGGGTGGGGTGGATTCCGACCCGACGCAGGTGGAATCGACCGCCGAGCTGTTGGATGCGCTGTCGGATCGGGTCGCGGCGCCCCTCATCGTGGCGGCGGTCACACAGCGCGGCGACGAGTACTTCAACTCCTCGCTCCTGTGGGAGGCCGGGAGCGGTGCCGTGCAGACTTACGACAAGCGGCATCCCGTGCCCTTCGGCGAGTACGTCCCCGACCGGGCCTTCTTCGAGCCGTTCGCTCCGGATCTCATCGGTCTGATCCAGCGCGAGTACACACCGGGCACGGCCGCCCCGATCTTCGACCTCGACGGGATCGGTGTCGGACTCGCGATCTGCTTCGACGTGATCTACGACGACGTGGTGTGGGACGGCGCACGCGACGGCGCCGAGATCTACATGTTCCAGACCAACAACGCCGATTTCCGAGGCACGGACGAGAACCTCCAGCAGCTCGCGTTCGCGCGGATGCGCGCGATCGAGACCGGTCGGTCGGTCGTGAACCTGTCCACGGTCGGCACGAGCCAGGTCATCGCCGCCGACGGATCGACGATCGACGGACTCCCGGCGGATGTCGCCGGACACCTGATCACCGACGTGCCGCTGCACACCGGACTCACTCCCGCGGTGGTCGCCGGCGAGGCGGTGAAGGCGATCATCGGCTGGGGAAGCCTGACCGCCCTGGGCGTGCTCGGCCTGATCCTGTCGGCCCGCAGCCGGTCCGCACGCGAAAAGAAAGCGCCAGCCCACGACGGGGCCGGCGCTCTCGAGAGATGA
- a CDS encoding RNA polymerase-binding protein RbpA, translated as MADRSLRGIRLGAQSLQSEEGVVFHERAQHTYNCTSCGRDTTMTFAADAEVPEAWECRTCGAEALLRIGEGTATVDHSDDKVARTHWDMLLERRTLPELEELLEERLAYVRARRGAGEDVTASKLSA; from the coding sequence ATGGCAGACCGCAGCCTGCGCGGCATTCGACTCGGCGCCCAGAGCCTACAGAGCGAAGAGGGCGTCGTGTTCCATGAACGCGCACAGCACACCTACAACTGCACGTCCTGCGGACGTGACACGACGATGACGTTCGCCGCCGACGCGGAGGTTCCCGAGGCCTGGGAATGCCGCACGTGCGGCGCCGAGGCGCTCCTGCGCATCGGTGAGGGAACGGCGACCGTCGATCACAGCGACGACAAGGTCGCGCGCACGCACTGGGACATGCTGCTCGAGCGGCGTACGCTCCCCGAGCTGGAAGAGCTCCTGGAGGAGCGCCTCGCGTACGTGCGCGCCCGTCGCGGCGCGGGCGAGGACGTCACCGCGAGCAAGCTCAGCGCCTGA
- a CDS encoding glycerophosphodiester phosphodiesterase family protein, translated as MSHPWFEGATRPRVLAHRGLVLPGDAAAGVVENSFAAVAAAHSAGAVYVESDCHLTADGTVVLFHDDDLSRVTGDPRKIADVTVRELESLMAPRGGLITLAQALESFPTLRFNLDVKAADAAAPVGRIVRTHADRVLVTSFSDERRRAALAAADAGDTGIRPATSAGRGTLVRVLAALALRSDRRLSRALSGIDALQVPERNGRVRVVTPRLIAAAQRNGVEVHVWTVNEADDIRRLLAMGVDGIVTDRVDLALSIVCE; from the coding sequence ATGAGCCACCCGTGGTTCGAGGGTGCGACGCGCCCGCGCGTGCTCGCTCACCGTGGCCTCGTCCTGCCGGGGGATGCCGCGGCCGGAGTGGTCGAGAACTCCTTCGCCGCCGTCGCAGCGGCGCACTCCGCCGGCGCCGTGTACGTCGAGTCGGATTGTCATCTCACCGCCGACGGAACCGTCGTGCTGTTCCACGACGACGACCTTTCCCGCGTGACCGGCGACCCGCGGAAGATCGCCGACGTGACGGTCCGCGAACTCGAGTCGCTCATGGCGCCGCGGGGCGGGCTCATCACCCTCGCGCAGGCGCTCGAGTCCTTCCCGACGCTGCGGTTCAATCTCGACGTCAAGGCAGCGGATGCCGCCGCCCCGGTCGGCCGGATCGTGAGGACGCACGCGGACCGGGTCCTGGTCACGAGCTTCTCGGACGAGCGCCGGCGCGCGGCGCTCGCCGCGGCGGATGCCGGGGACACCGGCATCCGTCCCGCCACTTCCGCCGGTCGCGGCACGCTCGTCCGCGTTCTGGCGGCGCTTGCTCTGCGGTCGGATCGACGCCTCAGCCGAGCGCTCTCGGGCATCGACGCCCTGCAGGTTCCCGAGCGCAACGGCCGCGTCCGCGTCGTCACCCCGCGCCTGATCGCTGCCGCTCAGCGGAATGGAGTCGAGGTGCACGTGTGGACGGTGAACGAGGCCGACGACATCCGTCGCCTGCTCGCGATGGGGGTCGACGGGATCGTCACCGATCGCGTCGATCTCGCCCTGAGCATCGTCTGTGAATGA
- a CDS encoding SPFH domain-containing protein — translation MTPESFIPTAIGWLLAAAVFIFVLVVIIRSIRIIPQATAGVVERLGRYHKTLMPGLNILVPFIDRVRPLIDMREQVVSFPPQPVITEDNLVVSIDTVVYFQVTDARAATYEIANYLGAVEQLTTTTLRNVVGGLNLEEALTSRDEINGQLRIVLDEATGKWGIRVGRVELKAIDPPVSIQDSMEKQMRAERDRRALILTAEGTKQSAILTAEGARQAEILRAEGDKAAAVLRAQGEAEAIQTVFDAIHVGNPDDKLLAYQYLQTLPKIADSASSKLWIIPSEFTEALKGMSTAFAGSVVDVAQRTGGTVDKPAAPPLP, via the coding sequence ATGACCCCCGAGAGCTTCATCCCGACGGCCATCGGCTGGCTGCTCGCCGCAGCGGTCTTCATCTTCGTCCTGGTGGTGATCATCCGGTCGATCCGGATCATCCCGCAGGCCACTGCCGGGGTCGTCGAGCGTCTCGGCCGGTACCACAAGACGCTCATGCCCGGACTGAACATCCTCGTCCCGTTCATCGATCGAGTGCGACCCCTCATCGACATGCGCGAGCAGGTCGTGTCCTTCCCGCCCCAGCCGGTGATCACCGAGGACAACCTGGTGGTCTCCATCGACACCGTCGTCTACTTCCAGGTGACCGACGCCCGTGCCGCCACCTACGAGATCGCCAACTACCTCGGCGCGGTCGAGCAGCTGACGACGACGACGCTCCGCAACGTCGTCGGCGGGCTCAACCTGGAAGAGGCGCTCACGAGCCGCGACGAGATCAACGGCCAGCTGCGGATCGTTCTGGACGAAGCGACCGGCAAGTGGGGAATCCGCGTCGGACGCGTGGAGCTCAAGGCGATCGACCCGCCGGTGAGCATCCAGGACTCGATGGAGAAGCAGATGCGCGCCGAGCGCGATCGCCGTGCCCTCATCCTGACCGCGGAGGGTACGAAGCAGTCCGCGATCCTCACGGCCGAAGGTGCTCGGCAGGCCGAGATCCTCCGCGCCGAAGGTGACAAGGCGGCTGCCGTGCTGCGCGCGCAGGGCGAGGCGGAAGCCATCCAGACGGTGTTCGACGCCATCCACGTCGGCAACCCGGACGACAAGCTCCTGGCGTACCAGTACCTGCAGACCCTGCCGAAGATCGCCGACAGCGCCTCGAGCAAGCTCTGGATCATCCCGAGCGAGTTCACCGAGGCGCTCAAGGGCATGAGCACCGCGTTCGCGGGCTCCGTCGTCGACGTGGCGCAGCGCACCGGAGGCACGGTGGACAAGCCGGCCGCACCGCCCCTTCCCTGA
- a CDS encoding NfeD family protein, with the protein MDLIQTIEQFAWIGWLVLILAFLVIEMLTLDFTFLMLSIGGVAGLGSDLLGAPVWLQVIIAAAVAAVLLLVLRPPLLARLRRGEDPTPTNVAALVGLSGRVLSTVSAHGGQVKLSNGDTWTARPEQRGELEPGTVIRVGRIDGATAYVHPEEEESTA; encoded by the coding sequence GTGGATCTCATCCAGACCATCGAACAATTCGCGTGGATCGGGTGGTTGGTCCTGATCCTCGCCTTCCTGGTGATCGAGATGCTCACGCTCGATTTCACCTTCCTGATGCTGAGCATCGGCGGGGTCGCCGGACTCGGCTCGGATCTGCTCGGCGCCCCGGTCTGGCTGCAAGTGATCATCGCCGCCGCGGTCGCCGCCGTGCTCCTGCTGGTTCTGCGCCCCCCGCTGCTGGCGCGGCTGCGCCGTGGCGAGGACCCGACGCCGACGAACGTCGCCGCCCTCGTCGGACTGTCCGGCCGCGTCCTGTCCACCGTGAGCGCGCACGGCGGCCAGGTGAAGCTGTCCAACGGCGACACGTGGACGGCGCGACCCGAACAGCGTGGCGAACTCGAACCCGGCACCGTCATCCGCGTGGGGCGGATCGACGGGGCGACCGCCTACGTCCACCCCGAAGAAGAGGAATCGACCGCATGA